The DNA region CGCCCGCACTCATTCCCTTCATCGAGGCCTCCATCGGCACAACGGTCTACGATGAAACGCGGGATTCGGCAGGCTTTGCACGCTCCGGCGACAGCTACGGTGTCATAGCCGGCGTCGAAATCGATCTCGGAGAAAAGCTGAAAGGCGAAGTCGGTCTCGGCTACGAAACTGCAACCTTTGATGATAGCCGCCTCGACTCGATCGACACCGCAACCGTCGACGCAAACCTCCTCTGGTCGCCGCTGCGTGGAACCGACGTTCGTTTTGATCTATCGACCAGCATCCAACCTTCAACGACGGCTGGTCAGAGCGGTTATATCTCGCACGTGCTGACGACGGCGATCACGCATCAGCTGCGCGCCAATCTTCAAGCAACGGTGCTGGGTGGGGTGACTTTGCGGGACTATCCGTCCGGCGGCAGCAGCGACGAGACGGTCTACACCGCGAGCGGCGGATTGACCTGGAACATCAACCGCTATCTCGATTTCACCAGCACGCTGGGATACGAGCTGACGACGCGGGATGTAGGCGCCGACTCGCAGCAATGGCGAGCCGGCGTCGGTCTCAAGCTGAAACGCTAGCCTCAAAGGCCTTTCAGCAGTGCCTTGAAACCGTCTTCGACGGTCGGGCGAATATCCGCACGTTCGAGTGCGAACGCCACGTTGGCCAGGATGAAACCATCCTTCGCGCCGCAGTCGTAGGTCGTGCCACGGAAGTGGTAGCCTGCAAAATCCTGTTCCTTGAGCAACTTCAGCATGCCGTCGGTCAGCTGGATTTCATTGCCGGCACCGCGCTCCTGCGTCTCGAGGATCTTGAAGATTTCCGGCTGCAGGATGTAGCGGCCGTTGATGAAGAAGTTGGAGGGTGCAGTGCCTTTGGCTGGCTTTTCGACCATACCAGTGATGCGGAAACCCTCGCCGATCGGTTCGCCCGCTCCCACGATGCCGTATCTGTGCGCCTGCTCCGGATCGCACTCTTCAACGGCGATGATGTTGCCACCGCTCTGGGCATAGAGATCGATCATGCCCTTCATGCAGCCCTTGCCTTCCACCTTCATGATCATGTCCGGCAGCAGCAGGGCGAAAGGTTCGTCGCCGACGATCTCTCGGGCGCACCATACGGCGTGGCCGAGGCCGAGCGGCTCCTGCTGACGTGTGAAGCTGACCGTGCCTGCTTTCGGAAGCTGATTGGCGAGCAGCGTCATTTCCGCCTGCTTGCTGCGTTCCTTCAGCGTTTGCTCGAGTTCGAAATGAATGTCGAAATAGTCTTCGATGATATGCTTGTTGCGGCCCGTCACGAAAACGAAGTGTTCAATGCCGGCTTCGAGCGCCTCGTCGATCACATACTGGATGATCGGTTTATCGACGACAGTCAGCATTTCCTTCGGAACGGCTTTGGTGGCCGGGAGGAACCGTGTCCCCAAACCTGCAACCGGAAATACCGCTTTACGAACTTTTTTCTGCTGTCCCACGTAGACCTCCTAGGGGGCTGGATCGCTTTTACACTCAAGCTATTTAGGGTGAACTAGATTAGAATCGCTACCGTTTTGCAAAGGATGACGGGAGAAGCCGGTCATGGTAAAGAATTTGTTGACTCCGTTCCGGTAGTGTCGGG from Rhizobium sullae includes:
- the galU gene encoding UTP--glucose-1-phosphate uridylyltransferase GalU; this translates as MGQQKKVRKAVFPVAGLGTRFLPATKAVPKEMLTVVDKPIIQYVIDEALEAGIEHFVFVTGRNKHIIEDYFDIHFELEQTLKERSKQAEMTLLANQLPKAGTVSFTRQQEPLGLGHAVWCAREIVGDEPFALLLPDMIMKVEGKGCMKGMIDLYAQSGGNIIAVEECDPEQAHRYGIVGAGEPIGEGFRITGMVEKPAKGTAPSNFFINGRYILQPEIFKILETQERGAGNEIQLTDGMLKLLKEQDFAGYHFRGTTYDCGAKDGFILANVAFALERADIRPTVEDGFKALLKGL